Proteins from one Sabethes cyaneus chromosome 2, idSabCyanKW18_F2, whole genome shotgun sequence genomic window:
- the LOC128734020 gene encoding arrestin homolog produces MVVAVKVFKKATPNGKITVYLGKRDFIDHVDYCEPVDGVVVLDQDYLRGRRVYGQLITTYRYGREEDEVMGVKFSKEMVLCKEQVFPMVNSKMEMTPMQERLVKKLGANAYPFTFHFPNMSPSSVTLQAGEDDQGKPLGVEYSIKIYVGEEDEEKGHKRSSVTLLIKKLQHAPATRGRRLPSSLVSKGFTFSQGKINLEVTLDREVYYHGEKISANIVITNNSRKTVKSIKCFVVQHCEVTMVNAQFSKHIASLETREGCPITPGASFTKSFFLVPLASSNKDRRGIALDGHLRDEDVNLASSTLIGEGKNHGDAMGIIISYSLRVKLNCGTLGGELQTDVPFKLLTPAPGTVDRERVNALKKMKSIERHRYENSHYADDDDNIVFEDFARLRMNEPE; encoded by the exons ATGGTTGTCGCCgtgaaagttttcaaaaaagcCACTCCAAATGGCAAAATCACCGTCTACCTGGGCAAGCGTGACTTCATCGACCATGTCGACTACTGTGAACCCGTCGACGGTGTCGTCGTGCTGGACCAGGATTACCTGCGCGGTCGCAGGGTCTACGGACAG CTAATCACCACCTACCGCTATGGTCGCGAAGAGGACGAAGTCATGGGGGTCAAGTTTTCCAAGGAGATGGTCCTGTGCAAGGAGCAGGTCTTCCCGATGGTGAACTCCAAGATGGAGATGACCCCGATGCAGGAGCGTCTGGTCAAGAAACTGGGCGCCAATGCGTACCCCTTCACATTCCACTTCCCGAACATGTCACCAAGCTCGGTGACATTGCAAGCCGGCGAGGACGACCAGGGCAAACCCCTCGGTGTCGAATACTCGATCAAGATCTACGTCGGCGAAGAGGATGAGGAGAAGGGCCACAAGCGTAGCAGCGTGACTCTGCTGATCAAGAAACTGCAGCATGCTCCGGCCACCCGTGGACGCCGCCTGCCATCGTCGCTGGTAAGCAAGGGATTCACCTTCTCCCAGGGTAAAATCAACCTGGAGGTCACCCTGGACCGCGAGGTGTACTACCATGGCGAGAAGATCTCCGCCAACATTGTGATCACCAACAACTCGCGGAAGACGGTCAAGAGCATCAAATGCTTCGTCGTGCAGCACTGCGAG GTCACGATGGTCAACGCTCAGTTCAGCAAACATATCGCATCGCTGGAGACCCGCGAGGGTTGCCCAATTACACCAGGAGCTAGCTTCACCAAGTCATTCTTCTTGGTTCCACTGGCTTCCAGCAACAAGGATCGCCGAGGAATTGCCCTCGACGGACACCTGCGTGACGAGGACGTCAACCTAGCCTCGTCGACCCTGATCGGTGAGGGCAAGAACCACGGTGATGCCATGGGTATCATCATCTCGTACTCGCTACGGGTTAAGCTGAACTGCGGAACCCTCGGCGGAGAGCTGCAGACTGACGTTCCATTCAAGCTGCTGACCCCAGCACCCG GAACCGTTGATCGCGAGCGTGTCAATGCGCTGAAGAAGATGAAGTCCATTGAGCGCCACCGCTACGAGAACTCTCACTACGCCGACGACGATGACAACATTGTCTTCGAGGACTTTGCTCGGCTGCGAATGAACGAACCAGAATAA